A part of Candidatus Moraniibacteriota bacterium genomic DNA contains:
- a CDS encoding cytochrome c biogenesis protein DipZ, whose translation MILLVLFAFAAGVVTVLSPCILPVLPIILSSGIGGVSVGKSRPIGVVVGFVSSFTLFTLFLSAIVNALGVSADTLRLLSVIVIAGFGFSLLVPRVQLFLEGLTSKFTRFVPTASSESGFLSGLLIGFSLGLLWTPCVGPILASVITLAVTGAVSFSAFILTLAYSAGAALPMFLVMWGGRALLQRVPWLLSHGATIQRAFGVIMVLTAFAILVNADRKFQTFILTVFPNYGSGLTSFEDKGFIQSELGKLRGDQSTEENSSTNMTGKPLFDLQPKGVPAPEIIPGGVWINSKPLSLKELRGKVVLVDFWTYSCINCQRTLPYLRAWNEKYADKGLVIIGVHAPEFEFEKNADNVRKAVADFGLTYPVVQDNDFATWQAYGNHYWPAKYFIDAGGNIRYHHFGEGGYDESEHVIQELLREAGEQNVPESTDNPSYTVSAKTPESYVGYARLDRFISPEPVRHDAASTYTAPAKIPSDKLAFSGEWNVSGEYATPSAGSALLFSVDAQDVFLVMRPKTAGSPARVRVLLDGMAQDFGADNQDGIITVNADRLYHLIHLSIPGRHLLRLEFEDGNADVYAFTFG comes from the coding sequence ATGATATTGCTCGTTCTTTTTGCTTTTGCGGCAGGCGTTGTGACGGTACTTTCGCCGTGTATTCTTCCTGTTTTGCCAATTATTTTGTCGTCCGGTATCGGCGGTGTGTCGGTGGGGAAATCGCGACCAATCGGCGTTGTCGTTGGATTTGTTTCGAGTTTCACGCTCTTTACGTTGTTTCTCTCGGCGATTGTGAATGCACTTGGAGTGTCCGCTGATACGCTGCGGCTTCTCTCGGTGATTGTGATTGCCGGGTTTGGATTTTCGCTCTTGGTGCCGCGCGTGCAACTCTTCCTGGAGGGACTTACTTCCAAGTTTACTCGATTCGTTCCGACCGCTTCTTCCGAAAGTGGATTTCTGTCTGGTTTGTTGATTGGCTTTTCACTCGGACTTCTCTGGACGCCCTGTGTCGGACCAATCCTTGCATCGGTGATCACGCTTGCAGTGACTGGAGCAGTGTCGTTTTCCGCTTTTATTCTCACCCTCGCATATTCGGCAGGGGCGGCGCTTCCGATGTTTCTTGTAATGTGGGGCGGTCGAGCACTTCTTCAACGTGTGCCATGGCTCTTGTCTCATGGCGCGACCATTCAGCGAGCATTTGGCGTTATTATGGTGCTTACAGCCTTTGCGATATTGGTGAATGCGGATCGGAAATTTCAGACATTTATCCTGACCGTTTTTCCCAATTACGGTTCTGGTTTGACGTCGTTTGAGGACAAAGGATTCATTCAAAGTGAATTGGGAAAACTTCGCGGTGACCAATCAACGGAAGAAAATTCGAGTACAAATATGACAGGGAAACCACTCTTTGATTTGCAGCCAAAGGGTGTCCCGGCGCCGGAGATTATCCCTGGAGGCGTCTGGATAAATAGTAAGCCGCTCTCACTCAAAGAGCTTCGCGGTAAGGTCGTGCTTGTCGATTTCTGGACCTATTCGTGTATCAATTGTCAGCGGACGCTTCCGTATCTGCGCGCCTGGAATGAGAAGTATGCCGACAAGGGACTTGTGATTATCGGTGTGCACGCGCCAGAATTTGAATTTGAGAAAAATGCTGACAATGTTCGCAAAGCGGTTGCCGATTTTGGTCTCACCTATCCAGTCGTGCAGGACAATGACTTTGCAACGTGGCAAGCGTATGGCAATCACTATTGGCCGGCGAAGTACTTCATTGATGCGGGAGGCAATATCCGCTATCACCATTTCGGCGAGGGTGGTTATGACGAAAGCGAGCATGTTATCCAAGAACTGCTGCGGGAAGCGGGGGAGCAAAATGTGCCGGAGTCGACGGATAATCCTTCCTATACCGTTTCAGCAAAAACACCGGAGAGTTATGTGGGCTATGCGCGACTCGATCGTTTCATCTCTCCCGAGCCTGTTCGCCACGATGCGGCATCTACCTATACGGCACCAGCAAAAATTCCTTCCGACAAACTTGCTTTCTCCGGGGAGTGGAATGTGTCGGGAGAATACGCGACACCGTCGGCGGGTTCGGCACTTCTCTTCAGCGTGGACGCTCAAGATGTTTTCTTGGTGATGCGACCGAAGACTGCAGGGAGTCCGGCGCGTGTTCGCGTGTTGCTTGACGGTATGGCACAAGACTTTGGAGCGGACAATCAAGATGGAATTATAACGGTCAATGCCGATCGGTTGTACCATTTGATCCATCTTTCCATTCCGGGTCGGCATCTTCTTCGGCTTGAATTTGAGGATGGCAATGCCGA
- the rplU gene encoding 50S ribosomal protein L21: MIAIIKTGGKQYRALEGEKLRVEKLEGSAGDVITFSEVLLVGDEESVQVGTPFVSKASVSAKIAEQGRADKVWGIKHKPKKRYKMKFGHRQSYTEVEVTKIATS, from the coding sequence ATGATTGCTATTATCAAAACGGGAGGGAAGCAGTATCGAGCGCTCGAAGGCGAAAAGCTTCGCGTGGAGAAGCTTGAGGGTAGTGCGGGCGATGTGATTACCTTTTCCGAGGTACTCTTGGTGGGGGATGAAGAATCGGTACAGGTGGGGACTCCTTTTGTCTCGAAAGCCTCTGTGTCTGCCAAAATTGCGGAGCAGGGACGTGCTGACAAAGTGTGGGGTATCAAACATAAGCCGAAGAAACGATACAAGATGAAGTTTGGTCATCGTCAGTCTTATACGGAAGTCGAAGTGACGAAGATTGCTACTTCATAA
- a CDS encoding helix-turn-helix transcriptional regulator has protein sequence MENSLECVRKQRGITQEQLAKHVGVTRQTIIALEKGHYGPSLVLALKIARFFDESIETLFLLR, from the coding sequence CTGGAAAATAGCTTGGAGTGTGTTCGGAAACAGCGTGGCATAACGCAGGAACAGCTGGCGAAGCATGTTGGTGTAACACGACAGACGATTATTGCTCTTGAAAAAGGACACTATGGACCATCGCTTGTGCTCGCTTTGAAAATCGCTCGGTTTTTCGATGAATCCATTGAAACACTTTTTTTGCTGAGATAA
- a CDS encoding polyprenyl synthetase family protein, with translation MDVHAELADFKVRVDQEIARYLDRTIKETEKYDPFMAESLRYVKTLVLSGGKRLRAAFMYYGYIAAGGTDRERMLRAAVSIELVHIFLLIHDDIIDRDEKRHGVVTAHEHFRSIADMMFPHANSAHFGNSMAIIVGDMVGALGNQIIFESGFPPERILRALSKLQDIISFTVVGQAKDILIEYAGKATEKEILSMYEHKTARYTIDGPLQLGVILAGGSEELATAFGGYAVPLGIAFQIQDDILGVFGSEEKVGKPIGSDIEEGKISILVSRALMLASKDSRSELSVILRKGKALSRIDIDRFREILTESGALSSSQETARACIESGKQEILPIEFPREAKNFLVGIADYMMNREY, from the coding sequence ATGGATGTACATGCAGAACTCGCCGATTTCAAGGTTCGAGTCGATCAGGAAATCGCTCGCTATCTCGATCGAACCATCAAGGAAACGGAAAAATATGATCCATTCATGGCCGAGTCGCTTCGATATGTGAAGACGCTAGTTTTGTCTGGGGGAAAACGATTGCGGGCGGCGTTTATGTACTATGGATATATTGCCGCTGGTGGGACTGATCGGGAACGAATGCTTCGCGCAGCTGTTTCAATAGAATTGGTACATATCTTCCTTCTCATTCACGATGATATTATCGATCGCGACGAGAAGAGGCATGGTGTGGTGACGGCGCATGAGCATTTCCGATCAATTGCTGACATGATGTTTCCTCATGCTAATTCGGCACATTTCGGCAATTCGATGGCGATTATTGTGGGTGATATGGTTGGAGCTCTCGGAAACCAGATTATTTTTGAGTCCGGATTTCCTCCTGAGCGTATTCTTCGGGCGCTTTCGAAGTTGCAGGATATTATCTCGTTTACCGTTGTGGGTCAAGCAAAAGATATTTTGATAGAATATGCTGGAAAGGCAACGGAAAAGGAAATCCTCTCTATGTATGAGCATAAGACGGCGCGCTATACCATCGATGGTCCGCTTCAGCTTGGGGTGATATTGGCAGGGGGTTCCGAGGAACTTGCAACTGCCTTTGGAGGATACGCCGTTCCTCTTGGAATTGCCTTTCAGATTCAAGACGATATTCTTGGTGTGTTTGGATCGGAGGAAAAAGTAGGGAAGCCAATCGGTTCTGATATCGAAGAAGGAAAAATATCGATATTGGTTTCGCGAGCACTTATGCTTGCTTCAAAAGATTCACGAAGTGAACTTTCCGTGATATTGCGAAAAGGCAAGGCGCTTTCGAGAATTGATATCGATCGGTTTCGCGAGATTCTCACGGAGTCCGGTGCACTTTCTTCTTCACAGGAAACGGCTCGAGCTTGTATCGAATCTGGAAAACAAGAGATTCTTCCGATTGAATTTCCCAGAGAGGCAAAGAACTTCCTCGTTGGTATCGCGGACTATATGATGAATCGGGAATATTAA
- a CDS encoding phage holin family protein — MRLFALWIVNAVLFLMIANIVPGIGVRDFGTALWLALLWGCIGITIRPILLLLTLPVTILTLGLFTFVVNGFLFWLLSQMVSGFQVTSFGAALLGAFLFSLLGWVFGRAFRRQDEL, encoded by the coding sequence ATGCGCCTTTTTGCATTGTGGATTGTGAATGCTGTGTTGTTTTTGATGATTGCAAATATTGTGCCGGGTATCGGGGTTCGCGATTTTGGGACAGCATTGTGGTTGGCGCTTTTGTGGGGGTGTATCGGTATTACGATTCGACCGATTCTCCTTCTCCTTACGCTTCCAGTGACGATTCTTACTTTGGGACTCTTTACATTTGTTGTGAACGGTTTTCTCTTCTGGCTGCTTTCTCAAATGGTGTCGGGATTTCAGGTGACATCGTTTGGTGCCGCGCTTTTAGGAGCATTTCTTTTTTCTCTTCTTGGATGGGTGTTTGGTCGAGCATTTCGGAGACAGGATGAATTGTGA
- a CDS encoding DUF192 domain-containing protein, with protein MKKYVFFLVLFFLLIAFFVFKFFYNAPDLGGPHVRIGSALFSVEMADTEQQRERGLGNRDALCDTCGMLFLFDSSGKYAFWMKDMRFPLDILWIRDGKIVHIERNVDFRNQYKVYHSEQPADRVLEVNAGICTQWGIQEGDMVAFEQ; from the coding sequence ATGAAAAAATACGTTTTCTTTCTTGTATTATTCTTTCTGTTGATTGCTTTTTTCGTTTTTAAATTTTTCTACAATGCGCCTGATCTAGGTGGTCCGCATGTACGTATTGGCAGTGCTTTGTTTTCGGTTGAAATGGCTGATACGGAGCAGCAACGGGAACGTGGTCTTGGAAATAGAGATGCGTTGTGCGATACATGTGGTATGTTGTTTCTTTTTGATTCTTCTGGTAAATATGCTTTTTGGATGAAAGATATGCGATTTCCACTCGACATACTCTGGATTCGTGATGGAAAAATCGTACATATTGAACGAAATGTTGACTTTCGTAATCAGTACAAAGTGTATCACTCCGAACAGCCCGCTGACCGTGTCCTTGAGGTAAATGCCGGCATTTGTACACAGTGGGGCATACAAGAAGGGGACATGGTGGCGTTTGAGCAATAG
- the uppS gene encoding di-trans,poly-cis-decaprenylcistransferase — protein sequence MSRPISSVPAHVALIPDGNRRWAKARGLDPWDGHEAGAKNTEKIIEKARELGIRSFSFWGSSMENLTKRPFEEKRELLRLYEEYFTRMIENEAVHRDRARIRMIGHWREQFPEGLKKILLRCEEETKNYDDYSLNFFLAYSGNDEMLEAVRSLLASGVEARAVSSERLKSALMTRDLPPVDYLIRTGGEPHLSAGFMMWDIADAQLYFSEKLYPDFDEQAFAESIEEYARRSRRFGK from the coding sequence ATGTCTCGACCGATTTCTTCTGTTCCTGCTCATGTAGCGCTTATCCCAGATGGCAATCGCCGATGGGCAAAGGCGCGTGGACTTGACCCCTGGGACGGGCATGAAGCGGGTGCCAAAAATACAGAGAAAATTATCGAGAAAGCTCGCGAGCTTGGTATTCGTTCGTTTTCGTTTTGGGGTTCGTCTATGGAGAATCTCACGAAGCGTCCTTTTGAGGAGAAGCGCGAGCTTCTTCGTTTGTACGAAGAGTACTTTACGAGAATGATTGAGAATGAGGCGGTGCATCGGGATCGAGCAAGGATTCGCATGATTGGTCATTGGCGTGAGCAATTTCCCGAAGGTCTCAAGAAGATATTGCTTCGATGTGAAGAGGAAACGAAAAACTATGATGACTACTCGCTCAATTTTTTCCTTGCCTACAGTGGGAATGACGAAATGCTTGAGGCTGTCCGATCATTACTTGCGTCAGGTGTTGAGGCGCGGGCGGTTTCGTCGGAGCGTTTGAAAAGCGCGTTGATGACGCGGGATTTACCGCCGGTCGACTACCTTATTCGTACCGGTGGGGAGCCACATCTTTCTGCTGGATTTATGATGTGGGATATCGCTGATGCTCAACTCTACTTTTCCGAAAAACTCTATCCTGATTTTGATGAGCAGGCATTTGCTGAGTCGATTGAAGAATACGCGCGGCGATCGCGGCGGTTTGGGAAATAG
- a CDS encoding glycosyltransferase, translating into MKVALVHDYLVQHGGAERVLEVFADMFPEAPIFTLIHDREAMHGAFEDHDIQTSFLQRVPWAKRNHRLFPMLMPLAIEQFDFRDFDLVISDSSSYAKGIITGPNTLHVCYMHTPMRYAWDDCHKYVEDFGFPRIVKRTVPFFMSPVRLWDQVSASRPDHIIANSRFVATRIAKYYRRSAEVIHPPVDVHAFGLLPLSERSDYFLMVGRLIAYKRHDIAIRAFNELRLPLKIIGRGPEYNRLRKLSGPTIEFLGRVSDADLPRYYSACRAFIFPQEEDFGIVAFEAFASGRPLIAFRGGDIPEHLEEGKMGMFFNQQTVGDVVSAVRKFRDADYDANVIRQKALAFDRSLFREKIRLYLDRVCAGRKI; encoded by the coding sequence ATGAAAGTGGCGTTGGTGCATGATTATTTGGTTCAGCATGGAGGAGCTGAGCGAGTGCTCGAGGTGTTTGCGGATATGTTTCCGGAGGCACCGATTTTTACGCTCATTCATGATAGGGAGGCGATGCACGGTGCCTTTGAAGATCACGATATCCAAACATCATTTCTTCAGAGAGTTCCTTGGGCAAAGCGGAATCATCGGCTTTTCCCTATGCTTATGCCACTTGCCATTGAGCAGTTCGATTTTCGGGATTTTGATTTGGTCATTTCTGATTCATCGAGCTATGCCAAGGGTATTATTACGGGTCCCAATACGCTGCATGTGTGCTATATGCATACACCAATGCGCTATGCGTGGGATGACTGCCATAAGTATGTCGAAGACTTCGGTTTCCCTCGTATTGTGAAGCGGACGGTGCCGTTTTTTATGAGTCCTGTCCGTTTGTGGGATCAGGTGAGTGCGAGTAGACCGGATCACATCATTGCGAATTCTCGCTTTGTCGCTACCCGGATAGCGAAGTACTATCGCCGTTCGGCAGAAGTTATTCATCCACCAGTTGATGTACATGCATTTGGTCTACTGCCTCTATCTGAGCGATCAGACTATTTCCTCATGGTAGGGAGACTCATTGCTTATAAGCGGCACGACATTGCTATTCGGGCGTTCAATGAGCTTCGTCTTCCACTGAAGATTATTGGGCGCGGTCCGGAGTATAATCGGTTGAGGAAGCTTTCCGGACCGACAATTGAGTTTTTGGGACGTGTGTCGGATGCCGATTTGCCCCGCTATTATAGTGCGTGTCGGGCATTCATTTTCCCTCAGGAAGAAGATTTTGGTATCGTCGCATTTGAGGCGTTTGCTTCTGGGAGACCTCTTATTGCTTTTCGCGGCGGGGATATCCCAGAGCATCTCGAGGAAGGGAAAATGGGTATGTTCTTTAATCAACAAACGGTTGGCGACGTTGTATCAGCGGTTCGAAAATTCCGTGACGCCGATTATGATGCCAATGTCATTCGTCAGAAGGCACTTGCCTTTGACCGTTCATTATTTCGGGAAAAGATTCGTTTGTATCTTGACCGTGTTTGTGCTGGACGCAAGATTTAA
- a CDS encoding alanine--tRNA ligase, whose translation MTTQEIREKYLRFFEKRGHAIVPSSSLVPENDPTTLFTGSGMQPMVPYLLGERHSLGARLTDSQKCFRSQDIEEVGDNRHTTFFEMLGNWSFGDYFKREQIAWMWEFLTEELGLDPARLSFTCHGGNAQLGIPRDEEAAYIWKELLEQSGVSVSIIDNAEEHGLQEGRIFYYGDKKNWWSRVGAPENMPTGEPGGPDTEMFWDFGEQLHLHEASLWKDMPCHVNCDCGRFVEIGNNVFMEYVKTDSGFQKLPKPNVDFGGGLERMAAAVNDNPDVFLIDIFDGARSILEKLSGKRYGEDEKDTYAFRVILDHVRAATFLITDGVVPSNKDQGYFVRRLIRRAVRFAKNIGICESFVKDVAAAYVETYGESYVALKEKQEMILRECEQEEQKFRRTLEQGMKELEKRSAEGSISGKDAFELFSTYGFPLEMTQEMLEERGLKVDEVEFRKEFKRHQDLSRTASAGKFKGGLADTSEKTTKLHTATHLMLAGLRKFLGDGVHQAGSNITEERARFDFTYPEKVSREVLDQVEVYVNEAIRAKCTVGTDIMDKEAARAAGVEGSFWEKYPERVTVYRVKSVGGTVYSAELCGGPHVGNTSDMGHFRIIKEEASSAGVRRVKAILEDAV comes from the coding sequence ATGACTACGCAAGAAATACGTGAAAAGTATCTTCGGTTTTTTGAGAAGAGGGGGCACGCTATCGTGCCTTCTTCGTCGCTTGTCCCGGAAAACGATCCGACAACACTCTTTACAGGGAGCGGCATGCAACCTATGGTGCCATACCTTCTTGGAGAGCGGCATTCTTTGGGGGCACGACTTACTGATTCGCAGAAGTGTTTCCGGAGTCAAGATATCGAGGAAGTGGGCGATAATCGTCACACGACATTTTTTGAGATGCTCGGCAATTGGTCATTTGGTGACTATTTTAAGCGGGAACAAATTGCCTGGATGTGGGAATTTTTGACGGAAGAACTTGGGCTTGATCCGGCACGGCTCTCCTTTACGTGTCACGGTGGCAATGCGCAACTTGGTATTCCTCGGGATGAGGAAGCAGCATATATATGGAAAGAGTTGCTCGAACAGTCGGGTGTCTCGGTGAGTATTATTGACAATGCGGAGGAGCATGGTCTCCAGGAGGGGAGAATCTTCTACTATGGCGACAAAAAGAACTGGTGGTCACGTGTTGGTGCGCCGGAAAATATGCCTACGGGCGAGCCAGGCGGACCGGACACAGAAATGTTCTGGGATTTTGGTGAGCAACTTCATCTGCATGAAGCATCTTTGTGGAAAGATATGCCGTGCCATGTGAACTGTGACTGCGGACGATTTGTCGAGATTGGCAACAATGTCTTCATGGAATATGTGAAGACAGATAGCGGATTTCAGAAACTTCCTAAGCCCAATGTGGACTTCGGCGGCGGACTTGAGAGGATGGCAGCAGCGGTTAATGACAATCCGGACGTGTTTCTCATCGACATCTTTGATGGTGCGCGCAGTATTCTTGAAAAACTCTCTGGGAAGCGGTATGGAGAAGATGAAAAGGATACCTATGCGTTTCGTGTTATCCTTGATCATGTGCGAGCAGCAACGTTTCTCATTACCGATGGTGTCGTGCCGTCGAATAAGGATCAAGGATACTTTGTGCGACGATTGATTCGTCGCGCGGTGCGATTTGCAAAAAATATCGGCATTTGCGAGTCTTTTGTAAAAGATGTGGCAGCAGCATATGTCGAAACCTATGGAGAATCGTATGTCGCCTTGAAAGAGAAGCAGGAGATGATTTTGCGTGAATGTGAACAGGAGGAACAGAAGTTTCGGAGAACTTTGGAGCAGGGCATGAAGGAACTTGAGAAACGGTCTGCGGAAGGGAGTATTTCGGGGAAAGACGCCTTTGAGCTCTTCTCGACGTATGGATTTCCACTTGAGATGACGCAAGAGATGCTCGAGGAACGCGGATTGAAGGTTGATGAAGTGGAATTTCGCAAAGAATTCAAGCGGCATCAGGATTTGTCTCGAACGGCATCGGCAGGGAAATTCAAGGGCGGGCTTGCTGATACAAGCGAGAAGACGACGAAACTGCACACAGCGACGCACTTGATGCTTGCGGGACTGCGGAAATTCTTGGGAGACGGTGTACATCAGGCGGGATCGAATATTACCGAGGAGCGGGCGCGATTTGACTTTACCTATCCGGAGAAGGTTTCGCGCGAGGTGCTTGACCAGGTTGAAGTCTATGTGAACGAGGCGATACGGGCGAAATGTACCGTTGGAACAGATATCATGGATAAAGAGGCGGCACGCGCGGCGGGTGTTGAGGGAAGCTTCTGGGAGAAATATCCGGAAAGAGTGACGGTTTATCGCGTGAAAAGTGTGGGTGGCACGGTGTATTCTGCGGAGTTGTGTGGTGGCCCGCATGTTGGTAATACGAGTGATATGGGGCATTTCCGGATTATCAAGGAAGAAGCCTCTTCGGCGGGTGTTCGTCGAGTGAAAGCGATTTTGGAGGATGCCGTTTGA
- a CDS encoding redoxin domain-containing protein: MKSQRVLFIGGVIVALGIGAWALLQKSGDDQSMMSSITDQLQEEGAMAEDGEMMEGDNAKSDDTMMNEDASSGDDALMPEKEDAMMPDAENAGQYEDYTKSAFDQAVGKRRVLFFYANWCPICRPADSDIRANVAKLPADVAVLRVNYNDTDTDSDEKALAKEYGVTYQHTFVQIDSDGNVVTKWNGGKMAELLNNIK; the protein is encoded by the coding sequence ATGAAGAGTCAAAGAGTATTGTTTATTGGTGGAGTGATTGTTGCCTTGGGAATCGGGGCGTGGGCACTCCTGCAAAAGAGCGGTGATGACCAGTCAATGATGTCGTCGATAACAGATCAGTTACAAGAAGAAGGCGCTATGGCAGAAGATGGTGAAATGATGGAAGGCGACAATGCGAAGTCAGATGATACTATGATGAATGAGGATGCTTCATCTGGAGATGATGCTCTGATGCCAGAGAAAGAGGATGCGATGATGCCTGATGCGGAAAACGCTGGGCAGTATGAAGACTATACCAAAAGCGCATTTGATCAGGCAGTGGGGAAGCGACGTGTTCTTTTCTTCTATGCGAATTGGTGTCCGATATGTCGCCCTGCGGATAGCGATATTCGAGCGAATGTCGCAAAGTTGCCGGCGGATGTCGCGGTTCTTCGTGTAAACTACAATGATACTGATACCGATAGCGATGAGAAAGCACTTGCCAAAGAATACGGCGTTACATACCAACATACATTTGTCCAGATTGATAGTGATGGCAATGTTGTCACCAAATGGAATGGTGGAAAGATGGCGGAATTGCTCAATAACATAAAATAG
- a CDS encoding undecaprenyl/decaprenyl-phosphate alpha-N-acetylglucosaminyl 1-phosphate transferase, whose product MDVSLYFQPFLVSFSVVVVLLLLLREMLTYATRSALCRTLPVRRFGGGAVIIAFLFAIFLNPQLIVTPVIAGMIVGSGAILLFGIWDDVVTFGWKAQLMFQLFLGVLLFVSGMRIFSLPMPFVGQVFVNTLPGGVMIGCIVLILWIVFVMNVLNWVDGIDGLLPSIATLAFLALLFLSISPQVNQPPLGILSVALAGAVLGLLLFNMPPSRFFAGTSGSFFIGFSLASLSVLSGAKIATAILVLSLPILDALWVFTERLQLGLSPFHGGDSRHLHYRLREIGWSDRHIVAGYTIYTGIVGVIALSTGSLGKTVVLLFLGIIITMFLFWVRKRALSMCHV is encoded by the coding sequence ATGGATGTATCACTCTATTTTCAACCGTTTCTCGTGAGCTTCTCTGTAGTAGTTGTTCTTCTCCTCCTGCTTCGGGAGATGCTGACATATGCAACGCGCTCCGCGCTGTGTAGAACTCTTCCTGTTCGACGATTTGGCGGCGGAGCAGTTATCATCGCTTTTCTCTTTGCAATTTTTTTGAACCCGCAATTGATTGTGACGCCAGTAATCGCTGGTATGATTGTGGGATCTGGAGCGATTCTTCTCTTTGGGATATGGGATGATGTGGTAACGTTTGGCTGGAAAGCGCAGTTGATGTTTCAGCTTTTCCTTGGAGTTTTGCTTTTTGTCTCTGGTATGCGGATTTTTTCCTTACCAATGCCCTTCGTTGGACAAGTATTTGTGAATACGTTGCCAGGTGGAGTAATGATTGGTTGCATAGTTCTCATTCTTTGGATTGTTTTTGTGATGAATGTGCTTAATTGGGTTGATGGTATTGACGGACTTCTTCCAAGTATTGCCACGCTGGCATTTCTTGCTTTGCTTTTTCTCTCGATTTCTCCCCAGGTGAATCAGCCACCGCTCGGTATTCTTTCGGTGGCGCTTGCTGGCGCCGTATTGGGACTCCTCCTCTTTAATATGCCACCGTCACGTTTCTTTGCCGGGACGAGTGGATCGTTTTTCATCGGTTTTTCATTGGCGTCACTTTCGGTATTGTCGGGCGCCAAGATAGCAACGGCTATTCTTGTGCTCTCTCTGCCTATACTTGACGCACTGTGGGTATTTACCGAGCGTCTCCAATTAGGACTCTCTCCTTTCCATGGTGGTGATTCCCGCCATCTGCACTATCGCCTTCGTGAGATTGGCTGGTCGGATCGACACATTGTTGCGGGGTATACGATATATACGGGTATTGTTGGTGTGATTGCTCTTTCAACGGGCTCTCTCGGAAAAACAGTAGTGCTTCTTTTCCTCGGCATCATTATTACGATGTTTCTTTTCTGGGTTCGAAAGAGGGCGTTGTCTATGTGTCACGTGTAA
- a CDS encoding DNA recombination protein RmuC has protein sequence MEGLFFSISFLLAGAVVFLVYDKVRNVKRVEMTEADALREDMAQRMEEMHRNVVEDMHRFSSSFLQQMGNFQANVSHRLEDNTTRLDSRLDGAARSFTEVRTEMGRVRTEVGVALEEVKHSSNRILEVGKDVRSLQDILRSPKLRGGFGELLLEDMLSQMLPREYYSIQYAFKSGDVVDAAIHLKGGIISVDSKFPLENFRKLVEANSDEDRKQYRKLFSSDVRKHVDAIARKYIVPEEGTLDFALMYIPAENVYYEIVVKDNEGDGLAEYLFSKKIVPVSPNSFYAYMRTLLLGLQGMQIEKRAKEIMGNLNRLGREYDRFSKEFETLGGHITNAAKKYEEADKRLGKVEDQIARTRIEDDADSIESLAIPPESNS, from the coding sequence ATGGAGGGTCTCTTTTTCTCAATTTCATTTCTTCTTGCGGGGGCGGTTGTGTTTTTGGTATATGATAAGGTCCGCAATGTAAAACGAGTTGAGATGACGGAGGCAGATGCTTTGCGTGAAGATATGGCGCAGCGAATGGAAGAGATGCATCGGAATGTGGTAGAGGATATGCATCGATTTTCGTCATCGTTTTTGCAACAGATGGGAAACTTCCAGGCGAATGTGAGTCACCGTCTCGAAGACAATACGACACGGCTTGACAGTCGACTCGATGGTGCAGCGCGATCGTTTACTGAGGTTCGAACGGAAATGGGTCGAGTGCGGACCGAAGTTGGAGTTGCACTCGAAGAAGTGAAGCATTCGAGCAATCGTATTCTCGAGGTAGGGAAGGATGTCCGGTCACTCCAGGATATCTTGCGATCCCCCAAGCTTCGTGGCGGATTCGGAGAGCTCTTGCTCGAAGATATGCTCTCTCAAATGTTGCCGCGCGAATACTACTCGATTCAGTATGCTTTTAAGAGTGGAGATGTTGTTGATGCGGCAATACACTTGAAAGGAGGTATTATTAGTGTGGACTCGAAATTCCCGCTCGAAAATTTTCGCAAACTTGTTGAAGCAAATTCAGACGAAGACCGAAAACAATATCGGAAACTCTTCTCATCCGATGTTCGGAAGCATGTCGATGCCATTGCGCGAAAGTATATTGTTCCTGAAGAGGGGACGCTTGATTTTGCACTCATGTATATTCCGGCAGAAAATGTTTACTATGAGATTGTTGTGAAAGACAATGAGGGGGATGGTTTGGCGGAGTACCTCTTTTCGAAGAAGATTGTTCCGGTTTCGCCCAATTCGTTCTATGCGTATATGCGGACACTTCTTTTGGGGCTTCAGGGCATGCAGATTGAGAAGCGCGCAAAGGAAATCATGGGGAATCTGAATCGACTTGGCAGGGAATATGATCGTTTCTCCAAGGAATTCGAGACGCTTGGTGGACATATCACCAATGCGGCGAAGAAATATGAGGAAGCGGATAAGCGTCTCGGAAAAGTAGAAGATCAGATTGCAAGGACTCGGATTGAAGATGATGCAGACTCGATTGAGTCACTAGCCATTCCTCCCGAGTCGAATTCATGA